A single Marinitoga aeolica DNA region contains:
- the rpmJ gene encoding 50S ribosomal protein L36: MKVRASVKKRCEHCRVIRRKGRVWVVCSKNPKHNQRQG; encoded by the coding sequence ATGAAAGTAAGAGCCTCAGTAAAAAAGAGATGTGAACATTGTAGAGTTATCAGAAGAAAAGGCAGAGTATGGGTAGTTTGTTCCAAAAATCCTAAGCATAACCAAAGACAAGGATAA
- the rpsM gene encoding 30S ribosomal protein S13: protein MPRILGVEVPNNKKLFIALTYIYGIGKHRAMEILEATGIDPDKRAKELSDDEISKITHYINEHYLVEGELRQEVQKSIARLIEIGSYRGYRHKNGLPVRGQKTHSNARTRKGPRPSKIGKKK, encoded by the coding sequence ATGCCACGTATTTTGGGTGTTGAAGTACCAAATAACAAGAAGTTATTCATTGCTCTTACATACATTTACGGTATTGGGAAACATAGAGCAATGGAAATTTTAGAAGCAACAGGCATTGACCCTGATAAAAGGGCAAAAGAATTATCAGATGATGAGATTAGTAAAATAACTCACTATATCAATGAACATTATCTTGTTGAAGGTGAATTAAGACAAGAAGTTCAAAAGAGCATTGCAAGGTTAATAGAAATTGGATCATACAGAGGTTATAGGCATAAGAATGGATTACCAGTTAGAGGTCAAAAAACACATTCAAATGCAAGAACAAGAAAAGGTCCAAGACCTTCAAAAATCGGTAAGAAAAAGTAA